Proteins encoded within one genomic window of Solibaculum mannosilyticum:
- a CDS encoding response regulator transcription factor — MAVLLIVEDDTATNEAICEYMKTAGHITLSAFDGEQGLQIVREQSIDLVVLDIMLPKRTGLEVLKELRQTSNIPVLMLTALDDEPTQAASFDEEADDYITKPFSMLLLGKRVAALLRRCGKSPELNQIQIGDITVDFGGYTASGQNGPIDLTPKEIDLLKLLVEHKGLVLTRSQILDELWGYDYPIIDRTIDTYIKNLRKKLGLDRIITVKGVGYKYEEQP; from the coding sequence ATGGCTGTTTTATTGATTGTGGAGGACGATACTGCCACCAATGAGGCAATCTGTGAATATATGAAAACCGCAGGGCATATCACCCTGTCTGCTTTTGATGGAGAACAAGGCTTGCAGATCGTAAGGGAACAATCTATTGATTTAGTGGTTTTGGATATTATGCTCCCGAAGCGAACCGGTTTGGAGGTATTAAAAGAACTGCGCCAAACAAGCAACATCCCTGTCTTAATGTTGACCGCCCTTGATGATGAGCCTACTCAGGCAGCCAGCTTTGATGAAGAAGCGGACGATTACATTACCAAGCCCTTTTCCATGCTTTTGCTGGGGAAACGGGTGGCTGCCCTGCTAAGACGGTGCGGAAAAAGCCCGGAACTGAACCAAATCCAGATTGGGGATATTACGGTGGATTTTGGTGGCTACACAGCTTCCGGCCAGAATGGGCCGATTGACCTCACGCCAAAAGAGATCGACCTGCTGAAATTACTGGTGGAGCATAAAGGACTGGTGCTTACCCGGTCGCAGATATTGGATGAGTTGTGGGGATATGATTACCCCATCATAGACCGCACCATTGATACCTATATCAAAAATTTACGGAAAAAGCTGGGCCTTGATCGTATTATTACAGTAAAAGGCGTTGGCTACAAGTATGAGGAACAACCATGA